The following are encoded together in the Planococcus antarcticus DSM 14505 genome:
- a CDS encoding cation:proton antiporter, translating into MFIQILILLAIAITVVGIARKINQPDTIALVLVGLFLGTTSLPFPFIDQAEEFITQSEVFQVIIISLFLPILLGDATLKLPFHHLYKRKGTVIGLALGGTFLSFVLIGFSTHLLIGLPLAVAFTFAALMSATDPISVLSIFKSAGVSEKISTIMEGESLFNDGIAIVLFQISSVYLLTYIEMGWAGLGSGVWLFLRFAVGGILVGVILGFLFSQVIRFYDDYPFEIAISTLLFFGSYFIAEHLHISGIIAVVAGGFVFNDYGGKIGMSETTKRNINSFWDVITLIANSLIFLIIGLEIRNIDFSGQWPIILLAIVIVIAARVIALFFSTMPAKSLNQKERILLNWGGLKGSLSIALALSLPTDFEGRETILLLTFAVVLFSLVVQGLTIKPLIKKLGLQEK; encoded by the coding sequence GTGTTCATCCAAATTTTAATTTTATTGGCCATTGCGATAACAGTCGTCGGTATCGCAAGAAAAATCAATCAACCCGATACAATCGCGCTGGTTCTAGTGGGTCTTTTCTTGGGAACCACCAGCTTACCATTTCCTTTCATTGACCAGGCGGAAGAATTCATTACCCAATCGGAAGTTTTTCAAGTGATCATCATTTCCTTGTTTTTACCTATTCTGCTCGGAGATGCTACGTTAAAGCTTCCATTTCATCATTTGTATAAGCGAAAAGGGACAGTTATTGGACTTGCGCTGGGTGGGACCTTCCTATCTTTTGTCTTGATCGGTTTCTCGACCCATCTGCTTATTGGCTTGCCTCTTGCAGTAGCTTTTACGTTTGCTGCTTTAATGAGCGCAACCGATCCAATCAGTGTATTATCCATCTTTAAATCAGCTGGGGTTTCAGAAAAGATTTCAACAATTATGGAAGGAGAATCTCTTTTCAATGATGGAATCGCCATTGTTCTCTTTCAAATTTCGTCTGTCTATTTGCTGACTTATATTGAAATGGGATGGGCAGGTTTAGGGAGCGGAGTCTGGCTGTTTCTTCGTTTTGCTGTAGGGGGGATACTGGTCGGAGTGATCCTTGGTTTCCTCTTTTCACAGGTGATCCGCTTTTATGACGATTATCCTTTTGAAATTGCGATTTCCACATTATTGTTTTTTGGCAGTTACTTTATCGCCGAACACCTTCACATATCAGGAATAATCGCTGTAGTAGCAGGAGGATTTGTCTTTAACGATTATGGAGGAAAAATCGGGATGTCCGAGACGACGAAACGCAATATTAATTCATTCTGGGACGTCATTACCCTTATCGCAAATTCACTCATCTTTTTAATTATCGGACTGGAAATTCGCAATATCGATTTTTCTGGCCAATGGCCGATTATTCTATTAGCCATTGTTATCGTTATTGCGGCGAGAGTCATTGCTCTGTTCTTCAGCACAATGCCCGCCAAATCTTTGAATCAGAAAGAACGGATTTTATTGAATTGGGGCGGACTGAAAGGCAGTTTGTCGATTGCTTTGGCTTTAAGTCTTCCAACAGATTTCGAAGGACGTGAAACGATTTTGCTGCTGACTTTTGCTGTCGTCCTTTTTTCTTTGGTAGTCCAGGGCTTAACAATCAAACCGCTGATTAAAAAACTGGGGCTGCAGGAAAAATAA
- a CDS encoding HD domain-containing protein, with protein sequence MSYATQKLAEEKVFKDPVHRYIHVRDQVIWDLINSREVQRLRRIKQLGTSYLVFHGAEHSRFNHSLGVYEIVRRISDDIFHGRPEWDESERLVVLCAALLHDLGHGPFSHSFEKVFAVDHEEFTRKILLGNTEVNEILQKVSPEFPTKVAEVIAKTYSNKQVVSLISSQIDADRMDYLQRDAYYTGVSYGHFDMERILRVMRPLDDQVVIKSSGMHAVEDYIMSRYQMYWQVYFHPVARSAEVILRKILQRAKELSESGYKFEQPPTHFLSFFDRSFTLKDYLALDEGVLMTYFQLWMTERDPILSDLCDRFVNRRLFQYVDFDPANNYKKLGELEELFRSAGIDPEYYLIDDSTSDLPYDFYRPGEEEERLPIHLLMPNGDIKELSRLSQIVDAISGKRRTDYKLYFPAELLIDGKKKAIKQQILEMLREGGV encoded by the coding sequence GTGAGCTACGCAACGCAAAAATTAGCTGAGGAAAAAGTCTTCAAAGATCCGGTTCATCGGTATATCCACGTGCGCGACCAAGTGATTTGGGACCTGATCAATTCACGTGAAGTTCAGCGTTTGCGCAGGATCAAGCAATTGGGCACCTCGTATTTAGTATTTCACGGCGCGGAACATAGCCGTTTCAACCATTCGCTTGGCGTTTACGAAATAGTCCGCAGAATTTCGGATGATATTTTCCATGGCCGTCCTGAGTGGGATGAAAGTGAACGCCTCGTCGTTTTGTGCGCAGCACTTCTTCATGATTTGGGGCATGGTCCATTTTCGCATTCATTTGAAAAAGTATTTGCTGTCGACCACGAAGAATTTACGCGAAAAATCTTGCTTGGAAACACCGAAGTCAATGAAATTCTCCAGAAGGTGTCACCAGAATTTCCAACGAAAGTGGCCGAAGTTATCGCCAAAACCTATTCGAATAAACAAGTTGTGTCATTGATTTCTAGTCAGATCGATGCGGATCGCATGGATTATCTTCAGCGTGACGCTTACTATACAGGGGTTTCCTACGGCCATTTTGATATGGAACGGATACTGCGCGTTATGCGCCCGCTGGATGATCAAGTTGTCATCAAATCGAGCGGCATGCACGCTGTCGAGGATTACATCATGAGTCGCTACCAGATGTACTGGCAGGTCTATTTCCATCCGGTTGCCCGCAGCGCAGAAGTCATTTTGCGCAAAATTTTACAGCGTGCGAAGGAACTGAGCGAAAGCGGCTATAAATTTGAACAGCCTCCAACTCATTTCTTGTCATTTTTTGACCGCAGCTTTACGTTGAAAGATTATTTGGCGCTAGATGAAGGTGTCTTAATGACTTATTTCCAACTATGGATGACCGAACGCGATCCGATTCTTTCGGACTTGTGCGATCGATTCGTCAACCGGCGCTTGTTCCAATATGTCGATTTTGATCCCGCTAATAATTACAAAAAGCTTGGCGAATTGGAGGAACTATTTCGTTCAGCCGGTATCGACCCAGAGTATTATTTGATTGATGACTCGACATCCGATCTGCCCTACGATTTTTATCGTCCGGGCGAGGAAGAAGAACGCCTGCCGATTCATCTATTGATGCCGAACGGCGACATCAAGGAATTATCGCGGTTGTCACAAATTGTGGACGCCATTTCAGGCAAACGCAGAACCGATTATAAATTGTATTTTCCAGCTGAGCTATTGATTGATGGCAAGAAAAAAGCCATCAAGCAGCAGATTTTGGAAATGCTTCGAGAAGGAGGGGTCTAG
- a CDS encoding uracil-DNA glycosylase, giving the protein MKLQKPIFHNDWQQVVGEEFEKPYYLELRAFLKEEYAIKTIFPTMGNIWSAFEHTSYQDVKVVILGQDPYHGPDQAHGLSFSVQPGVPHPPSLRNLFKELKEDIGCDKPKDGTLTKWADQGVLLMNTVLTVRAGDAHSHRNKGWETFTDRVIRKLSEREEPIVFVLWGRPAQTKKRLINLETHDVLEAPHPSPLSAHRGFFGSRPYSKVNSLLQSRGQQPIDFCLD; this is encoded by the coding sequence ATGAAGTTGCAGAAACCGATTTTTCACAACGATTGGCAGCAGGTCGTCGGTGAAGAATTCGAAAAACCTTATTATTTGGAGTTGCGCGCGTTTTTAAAAGAAGAATATGCCATCAAAACTATTTTTCCCACAATGGGAAACATTTGGTCGGCTTTTGAACACACTTCATATCAAGACGTTAAAGTTGTCATTCTCGGACAAGATCCGTATCACGGACCAGACCAGGCGCATGGGCTTAGCTTCTCGGTTCAGCCCGGAGTGCCGCATCCACCGAGTTTGCGCAATCTGTTCAAAGAGTTGAAAGAAGATATTGGGTGCGATAAACCAAAAGACGGCACCTTAACAAAGTGGGCCGACCAGGGCGTCTTACTGATGAACACCGTACTGACGGTAAGAGCGGGGGATGCACATTCGCATCGCAATAAAGGCTGGGAGACGTTTACTGACAGAGTCATCCGTAAATTGTCCGAACGCGAAGAGCCAATTGTTTTTGTGTTATGGGGCAGACCTGCCCAAACGAAAAAACGGCTCATCAATCTCGAAACACATGATGTTCTCGAAGCTCCTCATCCGAGTCCGCTCAGCGCCCATCGTGGATTTTTTGGCAGCCGTCCATACTCAAAAGTGAACAGTCTGTTACAAAGCCGCGGACAGCAACCCATCGATTTCTGTTTGGACTGA
- a CDS encoding 2-hydroxymuconate tautomerase — protein MPYVTVKMLEGRTEDQKRALVEKVSEAVSETTGAPIENVTVFIEDLKKTDYGTKGKLFSDQ, from the coding sequence ATGCCATACGTAACTGTAAAAATGCTCGAAGGCCGCACAGAAGACCAAAAACGTGCACTTGTCGAAAAGGTATCCGAAGCTGTTTCTGAAACAACAGGCGCACCTATCGAAAATGTTACCGTCTTTATCGAAGACTTGAAAAAAACTGACTACGGAACAAAAGGCAAACTCTTTAGCGATCAATAG
- a CDS encoding DUF4230 domain-containing protein: MAKDPKLTEIERLLEEMKEQGNAKESGFWKSTKLIMSVWRNSFLVLIAVLLLLLVALPLGAFWMIQGSTFTESKGAFLEQVQDLNELSTAEAFSKVIIEREDNAVFGQEIGLDLPGTKRQLLVVIPGSVRAGIDFSKVSEEDIVLDEDAKTATLTLPPAEFLGGPELFMDQVEVYSYEGLFHSGTDISEAYELAEEAKNLMLQETEGQGVLQTAEDNAARSVQEMFGLIDYDVTVEFEE; encoded by the coding sequence TTGGCGAAAGATCCGAAATTGACTGAGATCGAACGTTTGTTGGAAGAAATGAAAGAGCAGGGAAATGCGAAAGAATCCGGCTTTTGGAAGAGCACCAAATTGATAATGAGCGTCTGGCGCAATTCTTTTCTCGTACTGATTGCGGTTTTATTGCTGTTGCTGGTGGCATTGCCATTGGGTGCTTTTTGGATGATCCAAGGCAGTACCTTCACGGAAAGCAAAGGCGCTTTTTTGGAGCAGGTCCAGGACTTGAATGAATTGTCCACAGCGGAAGCTTTTTCGAAAGTCATTATTGAACGCGAGGACAATGCGGTATTTGGTCAGGAAATCGGACTTGATTTGCCTGGTACGAAACGGCAGTTGCTCGTCGTTATCCCAGGATCGGTCCGTGCTGGCATTGATTTTTCCAAAGTGTCTGAAGAAGATATTGTGCTTGACGAAGATGCCAAAACAGCGACATTGACGTTGCCGCCGGCAGAATTTCTAGGAGGACCCGAACTGTTCATGGATCAGGTAGAGGTTTATTCGTATGAAGGGCTGTTCCACAGCGGTACCGATATTTCTGAAGCTTATGAATTGGCGGAAGAGGCCAAAAACCTGATGCTCCAAGAAACAGAAGGCCAAGGTGTGCTGCAGACGGCAGAAGATAATGCAGCACGTTCCGTTCAGGAAATGTTCGGTCTAATCGATTATGATGTCACAGTAGAGTTCGAGGAGTGA
- the speE gene encoding spermidine synthase — protein sequence MAGFWYTEKQTENFGITMKINKTLHTEQTEFQFLEMAETAEWGNMLFLDGMVMTSEKDEFVYHEMVAHVPLFTHPNPENVLVVGGGDGGVIREILKHPSVKKATLVDIDGKVIEYSKKFLPSIASGLEDSRVEVIVGDGFMHIAESDNEFDVIMVDSTEPVGPAVNLFSKGFYAGISKALKEDGIFVAQSDNPWFKADLIKQVQRDVQEIFPITKLYLANIPTYPSGLWAFTIGSKKYNPLEVPAERFHEIDTKYYTPELHNAAFVLPKFVKELTGE from the coding sequence ATGGCAGGATTTTGGTATACAGAAAAACAAACAGAGAATTTCGGGATTACGATGAAGATCAACAAGACGCTTCACACGGAACAAACGGAATTTCAATTTCTTGAAATGGCAGAAACAGCGGAATGGGGCAATATGCTGTTCTTGGACGGCATGGTCATGACTTCTGAAAAAGACGAGTTTGTCTATCACGAAATGGTCGCGCATGTTCCGTTGTTTACGCACCCGAACCCGGAGAACGTATTAGTAGTTGGCGGGGGAGATGGCGGTGTCATCCGTGAGATCCTGAAACACCCGTCTGTCAAAAAAGCAACACTTGTCGATATTGACGGAAAAGTCATCGAGTACTCGAAAAAATTCCTGCCAAGCATTGCGTCAGGTTTGGAAGATTCACGCGTTGAAGTGATCGTCGGAGACGGCTTTATGCATATCGCTGAATCTGACAACGAATTTGACGTTATCATGGTTGATTCAACTGAACCGGTCGGACCGGCAGTGAATCTGTTCTCGAAAGGCTTCTATGCGGGTATTTCGAAAGCCTTGAAAGAAGATGGTATTTTCGTGGCGCAATCCGATAACCCTTGGTTTAAAGCAGATTTGATCAAGCAAGTTCAACGTGATGTTCAAGAAATTTTCCCTATCACGAAGCTTTATTTGGCGAATATCCCTACTTACCCAAGCGGTTTATGGGCATTCACAATCGGTTCGAAAAAATACAATCCGTTAGAAGTTCCAGCTGAACGCTTCCATGAAATCGACACGAAGTACTACACTCCTGAGTTGCATAATGCCGCTTTCGTATTGCCGAAATTCGTGAAAGAGTTAACAGGAGAATAA
- a CDS encoding DUF423 domain-containing protein, translated as MKFFLIAGAVNALLSVAFGAFGAHLLEGRVADKYLYTWQTAVQYQMFHSIGLIVVAILMSSSLLGSLGALNWAGYLMLAGIVIFSGSLYVLSLTGISVLGAVTPIGGVAFIAAWVMVIIAAVKAL; from the coding sequence ATGAAGTTTTTCTTGATTGCCGGAGCGGTTAACGCCCTCCTGTCTGTCGCATTTGGCGCGTTCGGCGCGCATCTCTTGGAAGGTCGAGTTGCAGATAAGTATTTGTATACATGGCAAACTGCCGTACAATATCAAATGTTCCACTCGATCGGCTTGATCGTTGTCGCGATTTTGATGAGCTCATCATTGCTTGGTTCGCTTGGAGCTCTTAATTGGGCGGGCTATTTAATGCTTGCCGGAATCGTCATTTTCTCAGGCAGCCTATATGTATTGAGCTTAACCGGCATCAGCGTTCTTGGTGCGGTTACGCCAATCGGCGGCGTTGCGTTCATCGCCGCTTGGGTAATGGTCATCATTGCCGCAGTAAAAGCATTGTAA
- a CDS encoding YwgA family protein, translated as MLQEHAKIVDFIAIAEGVTGRKKLQKMIYIMKKMDMPFQEKYEFHIYGPYSEELTARVEELCDMGFLSEALEDKGSYVQYKYAVTEEGMEFRKVLGKSILDTPMTAGKLNARSGRFLELTATLLYFDNLSCQEQIDKLHAVKGKLNFTAEEIDEAFAFIEELSS; from the coding sequence TTGCTCCAGGAACATGCAAAAATCGTGGACTTTATTGCCATCGCGGAAGGTGTAACCGGCCGCAAGAAATTGCAAAAAATGATTTATATAATGAAAAAGATGGACATGCCGTTTCAAGAAAAATATGAGTTCCATATTTATGGGCCGTATTCGGAGGAATTGACTGCTCGTGTAGAGGAATTATGCGATATGGGCTTTTTGTCAGAGGCATTGGAAGATAAAGGCTCTTACGTCCAATATAAATACGCTGTAACGGAAGAGGGCATGGAGTTCCGCAAGGTTTTAGGCAAATCCATTTTGGATACCCCAATGACCGCCGGGAAACTGAATGCCAGAAGCGGTCGATTTCTGGAATTGACTGCAACACTCCTGTATTTTGACAATTTAAGCTGTCAGGAACAGATCGACAAGCTTCACGCTGTCAAAGGAAAGCTGAACTTTACGGCAGAGGAAATAGATGAAGCTTTCGCTTTTATAGAGGAATTAAGTTCGTAG
- the speB gene encoding agmatinase, protein MRFDETYSGKVFIKSHPNYEESKAVLYGMPMDWTVSYRPGSRFGPNKIREVSIGLEEYSPYLDRELGDVKFFDAGDIPLPFGNPEKSLAEIETYVHTLLADNKIPVGMGGEHLVSLPVMKAVASKYDDLAIIHFDAHTDLRENYEGEEYSHSTPIRKIADRIGPKNVYSFGIRSGMKEEFDWAKEQGMHISKFEVLEPLKEILPTLEGRNVYVTIDMDVLDPAHAPGTGTVDAGGITSRELLASIHAIAASGVNVVGFDLVELAPVYDHSDQTANTASKLMREMILGWVK, encoded by the coding sequence ATGAGATTTGACGAAACCTATTCAGGAAAAGTATTCATCAAAAGCCATCCGAATTACGAAGAATCAAAAGCCGTTCTTTACGGCATGCCGATGGACTGGACGGTCAGCTACCGTCCAGGGTCTCGTTTTGGCCCAAACAAAATTCGTGAAGTGTCAATCGGTCTGGAAGAATACAGCCCGTATCTTGACCGCGAACTAGGAGACGTAAAGTTTTTTGATGCGGGCGATATTCCGTTGCCATTCGGCAATCCGGAAAAAAGCTTAGCGGAAATCGAAACTTACGTTCACACACTTTTAGCTGATAATAAAATCCCAGTGGGTATGGGCGGCGAGCATTTAGTGTCATTGCCAGTCATGAAAGCAGTCGCCAGCAAATACGACGACTTAGCAATCATTCATTTTGATGCGCACACAGACCTTCGCGAAAACTACGAAGGCGAAGAATATTCGCACTCAACACCAATCCGTAAAATTGCGGATCGCATTGGACCGAAGAATGTTTATTCATTTGGCATCCGTTCAGGAATGAAAGAAGAATTTGATTGGGCGAAAGAACAAGGCATGCACATTTCAAAATTTGAAGTACTCGAGCCTTTAAAAGAAATATTGCCAACACTCGAAGGACGGAACGTTTATGTCACAATCGATATGGACGTATTAGATCCTGCGCACGCACCGGGCACGGGCACAGTCGACGCAGGTGGTATCACGTCTCGCGAATTACTAGCTTCTATCCATGCCATTGCAGCATCAGGCGTCAACGTCGTCGGTTTTGATTTGGTAGAACTAGCACCTGTCTACGATCACTCCGATCAAACCGCCAACACAGCAAGCAAGCTGATGCGCGAAATGATTTTGGGTTGGGTTAAGTAA
- a CDS encoding lipoate--protein ligase family protein, which yields MPLFFEETSWRFWDQSLSAKSRSALESFAADDTLCELVGSGKSAPTVRTWVHDNTVVLGIQDHRLPHIDEGMDALKAHGFKPIVRNSGGLAVVLDAGVLNISLVLSEKDNAIDISTGYELMLDLVEELFPEAAIDAYEIVGSYCPGSYDLSIGGRKFAGISQRRIRRGIAVQVYLCVDGSGSERAKVIRDFYKAGLQGEETKFIYPEIKPETMASLSELLGRNITVQEVVIDLHALMGAPAPMPLQPNETELYGFYLDRVVERNRKMLERSLE from the coding sequence ATGCCATTATTTTTTGAAGAAACATCCTGGCGTTTCTGGGACCAATCCCTGAGCGCCAAAAGCCGTTCTGCGCTTGAGTCGTTTGCAGCGGATGATACATTATGCGAATTGGTGGGATCGGGGAAAAGCGCCCCAACTGTCCGCACATGGGTTCACGATAACACAGTTGTCTTAGGCATCCAGGATCACCGGCTGCCGCATATTGATGAAGGCATGGACGCGCTGAAAGCACACGGCTTTAAGCCGATTGTCCGGAACTCAGGCGGACTGGCGGTAGTGTTGGATGCTGGTGTTCTGAACATTTCGCTAGTACTGTCGGAAAAAGATAACGCTATCGACATTTCGACAGGTTACGAATTGATGCTTGATTTGGTGGAAGAATTGTTCCCGGAAGCCGCTATCGATGCCTACGAAATCGTTGGCTCATACTGCCCGGGATCTTATGACCTTAGCATTGGCGGTCGGAAATTTGCTGGCATCTCACAGCGCCGGATTCGCCGCGGTATTGCTGTTCAGGTTTATCTATGCGTAGACGGCAGCGGTTCAGAACGTGCAAAAGTTATCCGTGACTTTTATAAAGCAGGGCTGCAGGGTGAAGAAACGAAATTCATCTATCCTGAAATAAAACCCGAAACGATGGCGTCACTCAGTGAGCTGCTGGGCAGAAATATTACGGTACAAGAAGTCGTGATAGACCTTCATGCTTTAATGGGCGCACCGGCACCGATGCCACTGCAGCCCAATGAGACGGAATTGTACGGATTTTATTTGGATCGTGTAGTTGAACGCAACCGCAAAATGCTAGAACGCTCTCTTGAATAG
- a CDS encoding YwhD family protein: MANEEKPKQKVGFTIIKNDPTGGHKGYGIGSLSLENVSPLFIDVEEQEAFIDIGAMHARSEVERGIKFTTNPEDSAGGKDYWLVWITIDFNPEGPYYAGIAACEMVVNREKRRGYKNLADHVNRMDKSMKRKILVDQMDDSSKKVLAEYLESHNPEMWQRSAEQLHQDLGCK; this comes from the coding sequence ATGGCGAACGAAGAAAAACCAAAACAAAAAGTAGGCTTTACCATTATAAAAAACGATCCGACGGGCGGCCATAAAGGCTACGGCATCGGGTCTTTATCCCTGGAAAACGTCTCTCCGCTGTTCATCGACGTGGAAGAGCAGGAAGCTTTCATTGATATCGGTGCGATGCATGCCCGCAGTGAAGTAGAGCGCGGCATCAAATTTACTACTAATCCGGAAGATTCGGCGGGTGGAAAAGATTATTGGCTCGTGTGGATCACCATCGATTTTAATCCAGAAGGTCCTTATTACGCAGGCATTGCTGCGTGCGAAATGGTGGTCAACCGTGAGAAACGCCGTGGCTATAAGAATTTAGCTGATCACGTCAACCGCATGGACAAGTCGATGAAGCGCAAAATTCTTGTCGATCAAATGGATGACTCATCGAAGAAAGTGCTCGCTGAATATCTGGAGTCTCATAACCCTGAAATGTGGCAGCGCAGCGCAGAACAGCTTCATCAAGATCTGGGTTGCAAATAA
- the pdxK gene encoding pyridoxine/pyridoxal/pyridoxamine kinase — protein MTLKKTLTIAGSDTSGGAGIQADLKTFQEHGTYGMNALTVIVTMDPENGWSHGIHPIALDTLDAQLKTAFSTGIDALKTGMLPTVDIIEMAGKAIADSGIEDVVIDPVMACKGENEVLFPENVDAMIKYLLPNAKVVTPNLVEAGQLSGLGALQTVEDLQAAAEKIHAHGAEFVVIKGGKQLKHEKAADLLFDGKTHYLLTSEKTDTTYNHGAGCTFAAAITANLANGQSVKDAVLNAKIFVATAIQHGWKLNEYVGPVMHGAASKFTKPEVRVTEL, from the coding sequence ATGACACTCAAAAAAACGTTAACCATTGCTGGATCAGATACTTCTGGCGGTGCAGGTATACAAGCAGATCTTAAAACTTTCCAAGAACATGGAACATATGGCATGAACGCTTTGACCGTCATCGTGACCATGGATCCTGAAAATGGCTGGAGCCACGGCATTCACCCCATTGCATTGGATACGCTAGATGCTCAGTTAAAAACAGCGTTTTCCACAGGTATTGATGCCTTGAAGACAGGCATGCTTCCAACTGTCGATATTATTGAAATGGCAGGTAAAGCGATTGCCGACTCAGGAATTGAAGATGTCGTCATTGATCCCGTAATGGCGTGTAAAGGCGAAAACGAAGTTTTATTCCCTGAAAACGTCGATGCTATGATTAAGTATTTATTGCCAAACGCTAAAGTTGTTACACCAAACTTGGTGGAAGCAGGACAATTATCAGGGTTAGGTGCATTGCAAACGGTTGAAGACTTGCAGGCAGCTGCTGAAAAAATCCACGCGCATGGTGCCGAGTTTGTTGTCATCAAAGGCGGCAAGCAGCTGAAGCATGAAAAAGCAGCTGATTTACTGTTTGACGGCAAAACACATTATTTACTAACATCCGAAAAAACAGACACAACTTATAATCACGGGGCAGGTTGCACGTTCGCTGCTGCGATCACCGCTAACCTAGCAAACGGCCAATCCGTGAAAGACGCTGTTCTAAATGCTAAGATTTTTGTAGCTACAGCGATTCAACACGGCTGGAAGCTGAACGAATACGTCGGTCCGGTTATGCACGGGGCTGCTTCGAAATTCACGAAACCTGAAGTTAGAGTAACTGAGTTGTAA
- a CDS encoding antibiotic biosynthesis monooxygenase family protein, with amino-acid sequence MELYKWTGHRDQAVKLMANLANARLIYLVNDDEAVLLYEAEGGPGLQGAESYEVLNAVGDINDGYYAVFNNIPVTEDGRELFESRFQNRAGMVEKEPGFAAIRVLRPLNSDTYAILTLWKDEQSFKDWQESQAYGHAHAKRGTAEGIDKRPNIFPRPSFVTTYMR; translated from the coding sequence ATGGAACTTTATAAATGGACGGGCCATCGCGATCAGGCAGTGAAGCTGATGGCGAACCTGGCAAATGCACGCCTGATTTACCTGGTGAATGATGATGAAGCGGTACTACTCTATGAAGCTGAAGGTGGGCCTGGTCTACAGGGAGCGGAATCCTATGAGGTGCTGAATGCTGTGGGGGATATCAACGACGGCTACTATGCGGTGTTCAATAATATTCCGGTGACAGAAGATGGGCGGGAGCTTTTCGAGTCGCGCTTCCAGAATAGAGCGGGAATGGTTGAGAAAGAACCTGGTTTTGCAGCCATCCGCGTATTGCGTCCGTTGAATTCGGACACCTATGCCATTTTGACGTTATGGAAAGACGAGCAATCGTTCAAAGATTGGCAGGAATCGCAGGCGTACGGTCATGCACATGCTAAGCGTGGTACAGCGGAAGGCATCGACAAACGCCCGAATATTTTTCCGCGCCCTTCTTTTGTAACGACCTATATGAGATAA
- the hemQ gene encoding hydrogen peroxide-dependent heme synthase, with amino-acid sequence MNEAAITLDGWYVLHDFRSMDWVSWKMLEDEERQFAIDEFQAFMDKINQADENKTGAHALYSIVGQKADLMLMMLRETMDELNELETEYNKLTLIAYTVPTYSYVSVVELSNYLAGKSDEDPYQNPHIRARLYPELQRSQYICFYPMDKRRDGDDNWYMLPMDTRKELMLSHGKIGRSYAGKVKQIISGSVGFDDYEWGVTLFADDVLQFKKLIYEMRFDEVSARYAEFGSFYVGTRLDAERTVKFLEV; translated from the coding sequence ATGAATGAAGCAGCAATTACATTAGACGGCTGGTACGTCCTTCACGATTTCCGTTCGATGGATTGGGTATCCTGGAAAATGCTTGAGGACGAAGAACGCCAATTTGCGATCGACGAATTCCAAGCATTTATGGACAAAATAAACCAAGCTGATGAAAATAAAACCGGCGCGCACGCATTGTATTCAATTGTTGGCCAAAAAGCTGACTTGATGCTGATGATGCTGCGTGAAACAATGGACGAATTGAATGAACTTGAAACGGAATACAATAAGCTGACGCTGATCGCTTATACCGTTCCGACGTATTCATACGTATCAGTTGTCGAGCTCTCCAACTACCTGGCTGGAAAATCCGATGAAGATCCTTACCAGAACCCGCATATCCGTGCGCGCCTGTATCCAGAACTTCAGCGTTCACAGTACATCTGCTTCTATCCAATGGACAAGCGCCGCGATGGCGACGACAACTGGTATATGCTTCCGATGGATACGCGTAAAGAGCTAATGTTGTCACACGGCAAGATTGGCCGCAGCTATGCTGGCAAAGTAAAACAGATTATCTCTGGATCTGTCGGCTTTGACGACTACGAATGGGGCGTTACGCTTTTCGCAGACGACGTTCTTCAATTCAAAAAATTGATCTACGAAATGCGTTTTGATGAAGTCAGCGCACGTTACGCAGAATTCGGTTCATTTTATGTAGGTACACGCCTAGATGCTGAAAGAACTGTTAAATTCCTAGAAGTTTAA
- a CDS encoding YwdI family protein — protein sequence MAIDTMRILNEIDKHTTRARSGDSAKVRDSVAAIRALCDLLLEDDQPTIDKQVPRAVPLASPQPQTVTAVNKLKEEDANGDSLFEF from the coding sequence ATGGCCATCGACACCATGCGTATTTTAAATGAAATCGACAAGCACACAACGCGCGCTCGAAGCGGCGATTCAGCGAAAGTGCGTGACTCTGTCGCGGCAATCCGCGCATTATGCGATTTACTGCTGGAGGATGATCAACCGACGATCGATAAGCAAGTACCGCGCGCCGTGCCGCTTGCTTCCCCTCAACCGCAGACGGTAACTGCCGTCAACAAGCTGAAAGAAGAAGACGCAAACGGCGATTCGCTGTTTGAATTTTAA